A stretch of the Bacillus anthracis str. Vollum genome encodes the following:
- the recF gene encoding DNA replication/repair protein RecF (All proteins in this family for which functions are known are DNA-binding proteins that assist the filamentation of RecA onto DNA for the initiation of recombination or recombinational repair.) — MFISEIQLKNYRNYEKLELSFEDKVNVIIGENAQGKTNLMEAIYVLAMAKSHRTSNDRELIRWDEDFGQIKGKLQKRNSSLSLELNISKKGKKAKLNQLEQQKLSQYIGVMNVVMFAPEDLNLVKGSPQVRRRFLDMELGQIAPVYLYELSQYQKVLTQRNHLLKKMQGNSKNEETMLDVFTLQLIEHGTKILRKRFEFLHLLQEWAAPIHRGISRGLEELEIVYKPSVDVSESMDLSKIKEVYYESFQSVKQREIFRGTTLIGPHRDDLQFFVNSKNVQVFGSQGQQRTTALSLKLAEIELIYSEVKEYPILLLDDVLSELDDYRQSHLLNTIQGKVQTFVTTTSVDGIEHETLKEAKTIHVTNGTVDCEIDRA, encoded by the coding sequence TTGTTTATTTCAGAAATACAATTAAAAAACTATCGCAATTATGAAAAATTAGAGCTTTCCTTTGAAGATAAAGTAAATGTAATTATCGGCGAGAACGCGCAAGGGAAAACGAATTTGATGGAAGCTATTTATGTTTTGGCGATGGCGAAATCTCATAGAACCTCTAATGATCGTGAGCTTATCCGTTGGGATGAAGATTTCGGTCAAATTAAAGGAAAGTTACAAAAGAGAAATAGTTCTTTGTCTTTGGAATTAAATATCTCGAAAAAAGGTAAAAAGGCAAAATTAAATCAACTTGAACAACAAAAATTGAGTCAATATATTGGCGTGATGAATGTTGTCATGTTTGCCCCAGAAGATTTAAATCTTGTAAAAGGAAGCCCTCAAGTAAGAAGACGCTTTTTAGATATGGAATTAGGCCAAATAGCTCCGGTCTATTTGTATGAATTGAGTCAATATCAAAAGGTGCTCACACAACGAAATCACTTGCTGAAAAAGATGCAAGGGAATAGTAAGAATGAGGAAACGATGTTGGATGTATTTACACTTCAACTTATTGAGCATGGTACAAAAATATTGCGAAAACGCTTTGAGTTTTTGCATTTACTACAAGAATGGGCAGCTCCAATTCATCGTGGTATAAGCCGTGGATTAGAAGAATTAGAAATTGTCTATAAACCGAGTGTAGATGTATCAGAATCAATGGATTTGTCGAAAATAAAAGAAGTATACTATGAAAGTTTTCAATCAGTGAAACAACGTGAAATTTTCCGTGGTACGACTTTAATTGGTCCTCATCGTGATGATTTACAATTCTTCGTTAATAGTAAAAATGTTCAAGTCTTTGGTTCGCAAGGACAACAACGAACGACCGCACTGTCCCTAAAATTAGCTGAAATTGAATTGATTTACTCAGAAGTTAAGGAATATCCGATTCTTTTACTCGATGATGTATTATCAGAATTAGATGATTATCGTCAATCGCATCTGTTAAATACAATTCAAGGAAAAGTGCAAACATTTGTGACAACGACGAGTGTCGACGGAATTGAACACGAAACATTAAAAGAAGCGAAAACAATTCATGTAACGAACGGCACGGTAGATTGTGAAATAGATAGGGCGTAA
- the gyrB gene encoding DNA topoisomerase (ATP-hydrolyzing) subunit B: MEQKQMQENSYDESQIQVLEGLEAVRKRPGMYIGSTSGKGLHHLVWEIVDNSIDEALAGYCDEINVSIEEDNSIRVTDNGRGIPVGIQEKMGRPAVEVIMTVLHAGGKFGGGGYKVSGGLHGVGASVVNALSTELEVFVHREGKIHYQKYERGIPVADLKVIGDTDQTGTITRFKPDPEIFQETTVYEFDTLATRMRELAFLNRNIKLTIEDKREHKQKKEFHYEGGIKSYVEHLNRSKQPIHEEPVYVEGSKDGIQVEVSLQYNEGYTNNIYSFTNNIHTYEGGTHEVGFKTALTRVINDYGRKNSILKDADSNLTGEDVREGLTAIVSIKHPNPQFEGQTKTKLGNSEARTITESVFSEAFEKFLLENPNVARKIVEKGTMAARARVAAKKARELTRRKSALEVSSLPGKLADCSSKDPAISEIYIVEGDSAGGSAKQGRDRHFQAILPLKGKIINVEKARLDKILSNDEVRTIITAIGTNIGGDFDIEKARYHKVIIMTDADVDGAHIRTLLLTFFYRYMRQIIEHGYIYIAQPPLFKVQQGKKIQYAYNEKELEKILAELPAQPKPGIQRYKGLGEMNPTQLWETTMDPEVRSLLQVSLQDAIEADETFEILMGDKVEPRRNFIQENAKYVKNLDI; encoded by the coding sequence ATGGAACAAAAGCAAATGCAAGAAAATTCATATGATGAAAGTCAAATACAGGTACTTGAAGGACTAGAAGCAGTTCGAAAACGCCCTGGTATGTATATTGGATCTACAAGTGGAAAAGGACTTCACCATCTTGTATGGGAAATCGTTGATAATAGTATCGATGAAGCACTTGCAGGGTACTGTGACGAAATTAACGTTAGTATCGAAGAAGATAATAGTATTCGTGTAACAGATAATGGACGTGGTATTCCAGTTGGTATACAAGAAAAAATGGGACGTCCTGCTGTAGAAGTTATTATGACCGTTCTTCATGCTGGTGGTAAGTTTGGCGGCGGCGGTTATAAAGTTTCTGGTGGTTTGCATGGTGTTGGGGCATCTGTAGTAAATGCTCTATCAACAGAACTAGAGGTATTTGTACATCGTGAAGGTAAAATCCATTATCAAAAATACGAAAGAGGTATTCCGGTTGCGGATTTAAAAGTCATTGGTGATACAGATCAAACGGGAACGATAACTCGATTTAAACCAGATCCAGAAATTTTTCAGGAAACAACAGTATACGAATTTGATACACTAGCAACTCGTATGCGTGAATTAGCATTTTTAAATCGTAATATTAAACTGACGATTGAAGATAAACGTGAACATAAGCAAAAAAAAGAATTCCATTATGAAGGTGGAATTAAATCATATGTTGAGCATTTAAACCGCTCAAAACAACCAATCCATGAAGAGCCTGTATATGTAGAAGGATCAAAAGATGGTATTCAAGTTGAAGTTTCCTTACAGTATAACGAAGGATATACAAATAATATTTACTCATTTACGAACAACATTCACACGTATGAAGGTGGAACACATGAAGTAGGGTTTAAAACAGCTTTAACTCGTGTGATTAACGATTATGGGCGTAAAAATAGTATTCTAAAAGATGCAGACAGTAATTTAACTGGTGAGGACGTTCGTGAAGGTTTAACTGCAATTGTATCAATTAAACATCCAAATCCACAATTTGAAGGACAAACGAAGACGAAACTTGGGAATAGTGAAGCGAGAACGATTACAGAGTCTGTGTTTTCAGAGGCATTTGAAAAGTTCTTACTAGAAAACCCGAACGTTGCACGAAAAATCGTAGAAAAAGGTACGATGGCAGCGCGTGCACGTGTTGCAGCGAAAAAAGCACGTGAATTGACACGTCGTAAGAGCGCGTTAGAAGTTTCAAGTTTACCTGGTAAATTAGCAGATTGCTCTTCAAAAGATCCAGCAATTAGTGAAATTTACATTGTAGAGGGTGACTCTGCCGGTGGATCAGCAAAGCAAGGGCGTGATCGTCACTTCCAAGCGATTTTACCACTGAAAGGTAAAATTATTAACGTTGAAAAGGCAAGATTAGATAAAATCTTATCTAACGATGAAGTGCGTACAATTATTACTGCAATTGGTACGAACATTGGCGGAGATTTTGATATTGAGAAAGCTCGTTATCATAAAGTTATTATTATGACGGATGCCGACGTAGATGGTGCGCATATTCGTACCCTATTATTAACGTTCTTCTATCGTTATATGCGTCAAATTATTGAACATGGTTATATCTATATTGCACAGCCACCGTTGTTTAAAGTACAACAAGGTAAAAAAATTCAATATGCTTATAATGAGAAAGAGCTTGAAAAGATTTTAGCTGAATTACCAGCTCAACCTAAACCTGGAATCCAACGTTACAAAGGTTTAGGAGAAATGAATCCAACTCAGCTTTGGGAAACAACAATGGACCCAGAAGTACGTTCATTACTTCAAGTTTCCCTTCAAGATGCAATTGAAGCAGATGAAACATTTGAAATTTTAATGGGGGATAAAGTAGAGCCACGTCGTAACTTTATCCAAGAAAATGCAAAATACGTGAAAAACCTTGATATTTAA
- the dnaN gene encoding DNA polymerase III subunit beta produces MRFSIQKDYLVRSVQGVMKAVSFRTTIPILTGIKVVATEEGVTLTGSDADISIESFIPVEEDGKEIVEVKQSGSIVLQAKYFSEIVKKLPKETVEISVENHLMTKITSGKSEFNLNGLDSAEYPLLPQIEEHHVFKIPTDLLKHMIRQTVFAVSTSETRPILTGVNWKVYNSELTCIATDSHRLALRKAKIEGIVDEFQANVVIPGKSLNELSKILDESEEMVDIVITEYQVLFRTKHLLFFSRLLEGNYPDTTRLIPAESKTDIFVNTKEFLQAIDRASLLARDGRNNVVKLSTLEQAMLEISSNSPEIGKVVEEVQCEKVDGEELKISFSAKYMMDALKALDSTEIKISFTGAMRPFLIRTVNDESIIQLILPVRTY; encoded by the coding sequence ATGCGTTTTTCAATTCAAAAAGACTATCTTGTAAGAAGTGTACAAGGTGTAATGAAGGCTGTTTCTTTTCGTACAACAATTCCGATCCTTACAGGAATTAAAGTTGTCGCTACGGAAGAAGGAGTTACATTAACAGGAAGCGATGCTGATATTTCGATTGAATCTTTTATCCCAGTTGAAGAGGATGGAAAAGAAATTGTAGAAGTAAAACAATCAGGAAGTATTGTTTTACAGGCTAAATATTTTAGTGAAATTGTAAAAAAATTGCCGAAAGAAACTGTAGAAATTTCTGTCGAAAATCATTTAATGACAAAAATAACTTCTGGGAAATCAGAATTTAATTTAAATGGTTTAGATTCTGCAGAATATCCATTGTTACCACAAATTGAAGAACATCATGTTTTTAAGATTCCAACAGATTTACTTAAACATATGATCAGACAAACTGTATTTGCAGTCTCCACTTCTGAAACAAGACCAATCTTGACAGGTGTAAACTGGAAGGTATATAACAGCGAACTAACTTGTATTGCTACAGATAGTCACAGGTTAGCTCTTCGAAAAGCAAAAATTGAAGGTATTGTAGATGAATTCCAGGCAAATGTTGTTATTCCGGGAAAAAGCTTAAATGAATTAAGCAAAATTCTAGATGAGTCTGAAGAAATGGTAGATATCGTTATTACGGAGTATCAAGTATTATTCCGTACAAAACATTTATTATTCTTCTCAAGATTGTTAGAAGGAAATTATCCTGATACAACTCGATTAATTCCTGCAGAGAGTAAAACAGATATTTTTGTAAATACAAAAGAATTTTTACAAGCAATTGATCGTGCATCTCTGTTAGCTAGAGATGGTCGTAATAATGTTGTGAAATTATCAACTTTAGAGCAGGCAATGCTAGAAATTTCTTCGAATTCACCAGAAATCGGGAAAGTAGTAGAAGAAGTTCAATGTGAAAAAGTAGATGGAGAAGAGTTAAAAATATCTTTTAGTGCAAAATATATGATGGATGCACTAAAGGCATTAGATAGTACTGAAATTAAGATTAGCTTTACTGGAGCAATGAGACCATTCTTAATTCGTACGGTAAATGATGAATCCATTATTCAATTAATTTTACCGGTTCGTACTTACTAA
- the yaaA gene encoding S4 domain-containing protein YaaA, with the protein MKRIKISTEYITLGQFLKLADVIDTGGAVKWFLQEYEVYVNQELENRRGRKLYANDIIEIPGSGSFQVQS; encoded by the coding sequence ATGAAACGTATTAAAATTTCAACAGAGTATATTACACTAGGGCAATTTTTAAAGTTAGCCGATGTAATTGATACAGGTGGCGCTGTAAAATGGTTTTTACAAGAATATGAAGTGTACGTGAATCAAGAACTTGAAAATAGAAGAGGGCGCAAGCTATATGCGAACGATATTATTGAAATTCCAGGAAGCGGAAGTTTCCAAGTTCAGTCATAA